Proteins co-encoded in one Thermomicrobiales bacterium genomic window:
- a CDS encoding CocE/NonD family hydrolase: MDDWRGATESADEYGVLAALEVMMPMRDGVRLATDVYFPARLDDPADRAEGLFPVLLVRTPYNKRADDTRMRAEYFTRRGYVVAIQDCRGRYRSEGTFAFLTQEPEDGYDAVEWLGAQPWSTGKVGMFGTSYLGWTQTAAAVLNPPSLAALVVNQAGANAYSSSVRQNGAMELRFLAWAFMEAATHPEVVVDPVRKAALESVSSLEWLRQLPLRPGLSPLAMVPSIERWALDLYTRGDYSEYWDHPGLNFAKFWDNHSDVPMLLCGAWYDSYTRATLENFAGLSERKRGPVRLLMGPWTHGMVDVSYSGDVELGPTAPVAGNLAETFDHLHLRWFDHWLKGIDNGVGEEPAARVFVMGDGGSATRRTRDGKLWRGGHWRETDVFPLPGTTPVAFYLRPDGGLGTTQAEAGGASTTFRYDPANPVPTVGGNLSSLSDAIPIVGDERGRITYEQRWNSVVSIGGQDQRDPESGMPLAARDDIVVFQTEPLAEPLQVIGALEATLHISSSAPDTDFTVKLVDVFPPSADYPHGYALNLSDTIFRCRYRDDPASPTMMTPGEVYELTIPMYGTGAVFGRGHRIRVDISSSNFPRFDPNPNTGEPIGRHHHTQPADNTIHHDAAHPSRITLPVVAME; this comes from the coding sequence GTGGACGATTGGCGAGGGGCAACGGAGTCGGCTGACGAGTACGGGGTACTGGCGGCACTCGAGGTGATGATGCCGATGCGCGACGGGGTGCGGTTGGCGACCGACGTGTACTTTCCGGCGCGTCTCGATGACCCGGCCGACCGCGCCGAGGGGCTGTTCCCGGTCCTGCTGGTCCGGACTCCGTACAACAAGCGCGCCGACGACACACGGATGCGCGCGGAGTACTTCACGCGGCGTGGCTACGTCGTCGCGATCCAGGATTGCCGCGGGCGCTACCGTTCGGAGGGCACGTTCGCGTTTCTGACCCAGGAGCCGGAGGACGGCTACGACGCGGTCGAGTGGCTGGGCGCGCAGCCATGGTCTACCGGCAAGGTCGGGATGTTCGGGACGTCGTACCTCGGCTGGACACAGACGGCGGCGGCGGTGCTGAACCCGCCCAGCCTGGCGGCGCTGGTCGTCAATCAGGCCGGCGCGAACGCCTACAGCAGCTCGGTGCGCCAGAACGGTGCGATGGAGCTGCGCTTCCTGGCCTGGGCGTTTATGGAAGCGGCGACGCACCCGGAGGTTGTCGTCGATCCGGTTCGCAAGGCGGCGCTGGAGAGCGTCTCGTCGCTGGAATGGCTGCGCCAGCTGCCGTTGCGGCCAGGCCTGTCGCCGCTGGCGATGGTTCCCTCAATCGAGCGCTGGGCGCTGGACCTGTACACCCGCGGGGACTACAGCGAGTACTGGGACCACCCTGGCCTCAACTTCGCGAAGTTCTGGGACAACCACTCCGACGTGCCGATGCTGCTCTGCGGCGCCTGGTACGACTCGTACACCCGGGCGACGCTGGAGAACTTCGCCGGCCTCTCCGAGCGCAAGCGTGGGCCAGTCCGGCTGCTGATGGGGCCGTGGACGCACGGGATGGTCGACGTCAGCTACTCGGGTGACGTCGAGCTCGGCCCGACCGCGCCGGTGGCCGGCAACCTGGCCGAGACGTTCGACCACCTGCACCTGCGCTGGTTCGACCACTGGCTCAAGGGGATCGACAACGGCGTCGGCGAGGAGCCGGCCGCGCGCGTATTCGTCATGGGCGACGGCGGCAGCGCGACCCGACGCACCCGCGACGGCAAGCTCTGGCGTGGCGGGCACTGGCGCGAGACAGACGTATTCCCGCTGCCCGGCACGACACCGGTGGCGTTCTATCTCCGCCCCGATGGCGGCCTCGGAACCACGCAGGCGGAAGCAGGCGGGGCATCGACCACGTTCCGCTACGATCCGGCCAACCCGGTCCCGACCGTCGGCGGCAACCTCTCATCGCTCTCCGACGCGATCCCGATCGTCGGCGACGAGCGCGGTCGGATCACCTACGAGCAGCGCTGGAACAGCGTCGTCTCGATCGGCGGGCAGGACCAGCGCGACCCGGAGAGTGGCATGCCACTGGCAGCGCGCGACGATATCGTCGTCTTCCAGACCGAGCCACTAGCCGAGCCGCTGCAGGTCATCGGCGCACTGGAGGCGACGCTCCACATCTCATCCTCCGCGCCGGATACTGACTTCACCGTGAAGCTGGTGGACGTCTTCCCGCCGTCGGCCGACTACCCGCACGGCTACGCGCTGAACCTCTCCGACACGATCTTCCGCTGCCGCTACCGCGACGATCCGGCCAGCCCGACGATGATGACGCCGGGGGAGGTCTACGAGCTGACGATCCCGATGTACGGCACCGGCGCGGTCTTCGGTCGCGGCCACCGCATCCGGGTCGACATCTCGTCGAGCAACTTCCCGCGCTTCGACCCGAACCCGAACACCGGCGAGCCGATCGGTCGCCACCACCACACCCAGCCGGCCGACAACACCATCCACCACGACGCCGCGCATCCGTCGCGGATTACGCTGCCGGTGGTGGCGATGGAGTGA
- a CDS encoding sigma-70 family RNA polymerase sigma factor produces MTAGDHWYQEPMAELGVRRLTVARSLRGRLGRKANTVSKSEDYNQLVLFDSHFPSAALHTVPVGDSQTRQLDPQIRPFTTATDDDPLDSSFEDADSDRSFLHGLDDNLIGLFEDDEEVDEEIVDALDGELLGEPAIDREDLEQIMELDILPRLQRAIEHRGYLTLGNLSVAVARLQASQPHLEELRTFIQRANVPLVPSRSHQGVRDVRVEDVRVAEHIFGDLIQGAPDSRMVIERLGYAGVSLSDGTRDFLMQVWMGHRLARVEERIHCTTVAQEVARKGSDITRWSSEALAARESLVVDNLWLVARIARKYIGNGLEIEDLLQEGAGGLFDAVVRFDPSLGYRFVTYASSWVFQRITRALANQSRTIRLPIHMIEWLTKVNRATEDLESALGREPMIEELAAQLEVDTSRVAQALHVSQPILSIDTLTNEQRTKHDRDQFRQEPDPVLEAVVSRSAADEVTALLSNLNTRERRILELRFGLEGGRPWSLEEVGQIYGLTRERIRQIQAKAIEKLQRISKTGSLGEQSNKKSPSKSPNLLGVRTDGRNLSPRDARSGERNSRRRAKHCTDAGTEESLKTDIRRADQRNPNQSVAPMIAVPRATANLESKVLNDVEANLDTELHYRPILSVALHFLLRKTLLALPKEDQELVIARFGLMRPGPMPLTEIVARFEVTTEYVIDLQSRLFDEIGHIRIRNEMLTYLDTVDRRASALDAM; encoded by the coding sequence GTGACCGCCGGCGATCACTGGTATCAAGAACCGATGGCTGAGTTGGGGGTGAGGCGTCTCACCGTGGCCCGCAGTCTTCGAGGGCGCTTGGGCCGCAAAGCAAACACCGTGTCCAAATCTGAGGATTACAATCAACTCGTTCTGTTCGACAGTCACTTCCCGTCTGCAGCTCTACACACAGTCCCTGTTGGGGACTCGCAGACGAGACAGTTGGACCCGCAGATTCGCCCTTTCACGACCGCTACGGACGATGATCCTCTTGACAGTAGCTTCGAAGACGCCGATTCCGATCGTTCATTTCTTCATGGCCTCGACGACAACCTTATCGGTCTCTTCGAAGACGACGAAGAGGTCGATGAGGAGATCGTCGATGCGCTTGATGGCGAATTGCTCGGCGAACCGGCCATCGATCGCGAGGATCTCGAGCAGATCATGGAGCTGGATATTCTTCCACGATTACAGCGCGCAATCGAGCACCGTGGTTATCTCACACTGGGAAATCTCAGCGTCGCGGTCGCGAGACTCCAAGCGAGTCAGCCACACCTTGAAGAGCTACGGACATTCATTCAGCGCGCTAACGTGCCACTAGTGCCGTCGCGATCCCACCAAGGCGTGCGAGATGTTCGAGTGGAGGATGTCCGCGTCGCGGAACACATCTTCGGTGACCTCATTCAGGGCGCGCCTGATTCCAGAATGGTTATCGAACGACTCGGCTATGCGGGTGTATCTCTGTCGGACGGGACGCGTGATTTCCTGATGCAAGTCTGGATGGGGCATCGACTCGCACGCGTAGAAGAGCGTATTCACTGCACAACCGTCGCGCAGGAGGTGGCTCGAAAAGGTAGTGATATCACTCGCTGGAGCAGCGAAGCACTGGCGGCGCGTGAGTCCCTCGTTGTGGATAACCTCTGGCTTGTGGCGAGAATCGCGCGTAAGTACATCGGAAACGGCCTGGAGATCGAAGATCTCCTTCAGGAGGGAGCAGGTGGCCTCTTCGACGCGGTCGTGAGGTTCGATCCCTCGCTTGGCTATCGATTCGTGACTTATGCTTCGAGCTGGGTATTCCAGCGGATTACTCGCGCTTTGGCGAATCAATCTCGAACAATTCGTTTACCGATCCACATGATCGAATGGCTCACTAAGGTGAATCGAGCAACCGAAGACTTGGAATCGGCATTGGGTCGTGAGCCGATGATTGAGGAACTGGCCGCGCAGCTAGAGGTCGACACATCAAGAGTAGCCCAGGCTCTTCACGTGAGCCAACCGATCTTGTCGATTGATACCCTGACCAACGAACAGCGGACGAAGCATGACCGTGACCAATTTCGTCAGGAGCCGGACCCCGTCTTAGAAGCCGTTGTGTCTCGCTCGGCCGCTGACGAAGTCACGGCGCTGCTCAGCAATCTCAATACACGAGAACGCAGGATTCTGGAGTTGCGCTTCGGTCTTGAAGGCGGAAGACCGTGGTCGCTCGAGGAAGTAGGCCAAATCTACGGACTCACGCGGGAGCGCATTCGACAGATTCAAGCGAAAGCAATTGAGAAGCTCCAACGGATTAGCAAGACAGGGTCGCTTGGAGAACAGTCTAATAAGAAGTCGCCATCGAAGTCACCGAATCTACTAGGGGTCCGCACTGATGGAAGAAACCTATCGCCTAGAGACGCGCGGTCTGGTGAACGCAACTCACGACGCAGGGCGAAGCATTGCACCGATGCAGGGACTGAGGAGTCTCTCAAGACCGACATCAGGAGGGCAGACCAGCGTAATCCGAATCAGAGTGTTGCCCCGATGATCGCGGTGCCTCGTGCTACCGCCAATCTCGAGTCGAAGGTACTGAACGATGTTGAGGCGAATCTGGACACAGAACTTCATTATAGACCCATCTTATCTGTTGCATTGCACTTCCTTCTCCGAAAGACGCTCCTAGCGTTACCCAAAGAAGACCAGGAGCTCGTAATAGCTCGATTCGGGCTTATGAGACCAGGACCGATGCCGCTAACGGAAATAGTTGCGAGATTCGAAGTCACTACCGAGTATGTGATTGATCTACAGTCCAGGCTCTTCGACGAAATTGGACACATACGGATACGGAATGAGATGTTGACATACCTGGACACCGTTGACCGTCGTGCGTCAGCACTTGACGCGATGTGA
- a CDS encoding phenylalanine--tRNA ligase beta subunit-related protein, with amino-acid sequence MNHQHTPQAFLAGASVDDAVFALRPDYRVMLLAVAHLTPGPSDEASGTLLQEAESVAVVALGSAPPDQLPRVATWRDAYRAFGAKPQRTRNSLEALLRRAPTGLPRVNRLTDIYNAISVLHQIPLGGEDLDRYSGPPRLIRATGSESFDTMADGEVVIEHPEPGEVIWLDDAGVTCRRWNWRQARRTQLSDTTTSALFILDVLDPVTDEELHTATDALVNHLSRIGPHLGIARRLISMAGERDG; translated from the coding sequence ATGAATCATCAGCATACTCCGCAGGCGTTTCTCGCTGGCGCTTCGGTCGATGACGCGGTGTTCGCGCTTCGGCCCGACTATCGCGTCATGTTGCTGGCGGTCGCCCACCTGACGCCCGGCCCGAGCGATGAGGCGAGCGGGACGCTTTTGCAGGAAGCAGAATCAGTTGCGGTCGTGGCGCTTGGCAGCGCGCCGCCCGACCAGCTCCCGCGTGTCGCGACCTGGCGCGATGCCTACCGGGCGTTCGGCGCGAAGCCGCAACGGACCCGGAACAGTCTGGAGGCGCTGCTCCGTCGCGCGCCCACCGGGCTGCCGCGAGTGAACCGGCTCACCGATATCTACAACGCTATCTCAGTCCTCCACCAGATCCCCCTCGGCGGTGAGGATCTGGATCGATACAGTGGCCCGCCGCGGTTGATCCGTGCCACCGGCAGCGAGTCGTTCGACACGATGGCGGATGGCGAGGTCGTGATCGAGCACCCCGAGCCAGGCGAGGTTATCTGGCTCGACGACGCGGGCGTGACCTGTCGTCGCTGGAACTGGCGTCAGGCCCGTCGAACGCAACTGAGTGACACGACGACCTCAGCGCTGTTCATTCTCGACGTGCTTGACCCGGTAACCGACGAGGAACTGCATACCGCCACCGATGCGCTCGTCAATCACCTGTCCCGGATCGGACCGCATCTCGGGATCGCGCGTCGTTTGATCTCCATGGCCGGCGAGCGCGATGGTTGA